A portion of the Leptospira noumeaensis genome contains these proteins:
- a CDS encoding ABC-type transport auxiliary lipoprotein, LBF_0736 family, whose product MKTPIRFILLTGLVFFLSQCFGVSKTFPEKRFYLIETGDAKPLFSVPKPRTFVVRKVFISQRFEGKEFVYRKENAVYESDYYNGFFIPPAHNFKDEFVRSLLKSGNFEWDANINTRVAVTHFIELNLTQMYGDFRTKEPKAVIEFEMVVYEDKDSVSTPVFRKTYKQIQAIEKKEPEALVLGWNLGLTNTFNELNLDLSQKLK is encoded by the coding sequence ATGAAAACACCAATTCGTTTCATACTTTTGACTGGCCTTGTTTTTTTTCTTAGCCAATGTTTTGGTGTTAGTAAAACATTTCCCGAAAAAAGGTTTTACTTAATTGAAACGGGGGACGCCAAACCCTTGTTCTCTGTTCCCAAACCTAGAACTTTTGTAGTCCGAAAGGTTTTTATTTCACAAAGGTTCGAAGGAAAAGAGTTTGTATACCGTAAAGAAAACGCGGTGTACGAATCCGATTATTATAATGGATTTTTTATTCCTCCCGCACACAACTTCAAAGACGAGTTTGTCCGTTCGTTATTAAAATCAGGTAATTTTGAATGGGATGCAAACATCAATACCAGAGTGGCGGTCACCCATTTTATCGAACTGAATCTCACACAAATGTATGGTGATTTTCGAACCAAAGAGCCAAAAGCGGTAATTGAATTTGAAATGGTTGTTTATGAGGATAAGGATTCTGTTTCTACACCTGTTTTTCGCAAAACGTACAAACAAATCCAAGCTATCGAAAAAAAAGAACCAGAGGCTTTGGTTCTTGGATGGAATTTGGGACTCACCAATACATTCAATGAATTGAATTTGGATTTGAGCCAAAAACTAAAATAG
- a CDS encoding sterol desaturase family protein, with protein MRLIESIAPFYILLMLLEILYNRFKKKDYYFYEDSLADLSLGVLSRIFDGLILLGLVFVYSELYKLSWGVSFLTKIFLSPSSALHWIVLFVLLDFLFYWAHRYSHEIKVLWASHVVHHSSEEFNLSVALRQSFVRNIGIGLFYLPLALLGFPVESYLIIDALNRTYQFWVHTRAIGKLGKWYEFIFVTPSHHRVHHAMNPEYIDKNYGGVFIFWDRIFGTFCEEKKEPRYGLVSQLHTYDPVTAEIHVFRDLFSDLWNTKLKRQGVLSFFSYPSVRPDDLQSIMDRGVRDPKIWLNHHRWDIEIKSMAPQYRNKAGSLSYRIFLLVSFLIPTGFTLYFLKRMHLFSLGEVVSVLFLLVLSFVSLGRLLEGERNWLRFEIPKYISWFVLLVYFFL; from the coding sequence ATGAGACTGATTGAATCCATCGCACCTTTTTACATTCTTCTAATGTTACTCGAGATTCTTTATAATCGTTTTAAAAAAAAGGATTATTATTTTTATGAAGATTCCCTCGCCGATCTTAGTTTAGGTGTTCTTAGTCGGATTTTTGATGGTTTGATTTTACTTGGTTTGGTTTTTGTTTATAGTGAATTATACAAACTCTCCTGGGGTGTTTCCTTTCTAACAAAGATATTTTTATCACCATCCTCTGCCTTACATTGGATCGTTTTATTTGTATTACTCGATTTTTTATTTTATTGGGCACATCGGTACAGCCATGAAATCAAAGTTTTGTGGGCCTCTCATGTCGTACACCATTCGAGTGAAGAGTTTAATTTGTCGGTGGCCCTAAGACAATCCTTTGTTCGGAATATTGGTATTGGGCTTTTTTATTTACCGTTAGCACTCCTCGGATTTCCTGTGGAATCATATTTGATCATTGATGCACTGAATCGCACTTACCAGTTTTGGGTTCATACCCGTGCCATTGGAAAACTTGGTAAGTGGTATGAATTCATATTTGTAACTCCTTCTCACCACAGAGTCCATCATGCGATGAATCCTGAATACATAGATAAAAATTATGGAGGTGTGTTTATATTTTGGGATCGTATCTTTGGAACCTTTTGTGAAGAAAAAAAAGAGCCAAGGTATGGACTTGTTTCTCAGTTGCATACTTACGATCCTGTGACTGCTGAGATCCATGTGTTTCGCGATTTGTTTTCTGATCTTTGGAATACAAAATTGAAAAGGCAAGGGGTTCTGTCCTTTTTTTCCTACCCTTCTGTCAGGCCCGATGACCTGCAATCCATAATGGATCGCGGAGTGAGAGATCCAAAAATCTGGTTAAACCACCATCGGTGGGATATTGAGATTAAGTCAATGGCGCCGCAATACAGAAATAAGGCGGGAAGTCTCAGCTATAGAATTTTCCTACTAGTTTCTTTTCTCATCCCAACGGGATTTACTTTGTATTTTTTAAAACGGATGCACCTGTTTTCTTTGGGAGAAGTTGTTTCTGTTTTGTTCCTACTCGTTTTATCCTTTGTTTCTTTGGGTAGACTTCTGGAAGGAGAACGGAATTGGCTTCGTTTTGAGATCCCTAAATATATTTCTTGGTTTGTGCTTTTGGTCTATTTTTTCTTATAG
- a CDS encoding VOC family protein produces the protein MKYLHTMIRVKDLDKALHFFVEILGLKITRRNEHPEGKFTLVFLSTGEVDAPEIELTYNWDQTEPYTTGRNFGHLAYEVDNIYETCERIQKMGVTINRPPRDGRMAFLRSPDLISIELLQKGKPLPLLEPWVSMPSIGEW, from the coding sequence ATGAAATATTTACATACAATGATCCGAGTGAAAGACCTAGACAAGGCTCTCCATTTTTTTGTGGAAATCCTTGGGCTCAAAATTACTAGAAGGAACGAACATCCAGAAGGTAAGTTCACATTGGTGTTTTTATCCACAGGAGAAGTGGATGCGCCGGAAATTGAACTCACTTACAATTGGGACCAAACGGAACCTTATACGACAGGAAGAAATTTTGGTCACTTGGCTTATGAAGTAGATAATATTTATGAGACCTGTGAACGAATCCAAAAGATGGGTGTTACAATCAATCGTCCACCTCGCGATGGTCGTATGGCTTTCCTTCGTTCCCCTGATCTCATTTCTATCGAACTTTTACAAAAGGGAAAACCATTACCATTATTAGAACCTTGGGTTTCAATGCCAAGTATAGGTGAGTGGTAG